From Bicyclus anynana chromosome 18, ilBicAnyn1.1, whole genome shotgun sequence, a single genomic window includes:
- the LOC112053598 gene encoding uncharacterized protein LOC112053598 — MRLTILITVLLITLYNVKGDHLVLGNIGVRTSLAHEKIVTYNPFPFLKRVKTYFYSDPRNRPIVGIQVIDMLHSKASVNITAGGLGQPFVNLRMKSERGSGLNYSIGIYVNPDYQ, encoded by the exons ATGcgtttaacaattttaataactgttttattaataactttatacAATGTGAAGGGTGATCACTTAGTATTAGGTAATATTGGGGTTCGGACCTCGTTGGCGCATGAGAAGATAGTCACTTACAACCCCTTTCCCTTCTTGAAGAGGGTTAAAACCTATTTCTACAGCGATCCGCGTAATCGTCCGATAGTG GGCATCCAAGTGATCGACATGTTACACAGCAAAGCTTCCGTGAACATAACAGCCGGCGGGCTCGGACAGCCTTTCGTCAATTTGCGAATGAAGAGCGAGCGAGGCTCAGGCCTGAATTACAGCATCGGGATATACGTCAATCCGGACTATCAATAA